The following coding sequences are from one Diadema setosum chromosome 9, eeDiaSeto1, whole genome shotgun sequence window:
- the LOC140233276 gene encoding lactadherin-like, giving the protein MRIPDAAITASSYYSASFTPQRGRLNTGSSGSLRGAWTAQIKDQSQWLQADLQRTHHVTGVITQGRSDSDEWVTGFKVAHSKNGRDWLYVQTRSCMGVHDRIFVGNSDRSSLVTHEFVPALTARFVRLLPQSWHQDISMRFELLGAGVAADISQEFLPLGLEDYIVPNTSMTASSVYSAAYPPSRGRLRLTPSSGFQDAWAARANNVNQWLQIDLRNLFRITGLATQGRSGEWVRTYKVACSTDGENFHTVQTICPNGEEDKIFTGNSDRSTVVTNTLPRPELCRFVRFLPLTWYGHISARLELYGKGPIASE; this is encoded by the exons ATGCGCATCCCCGACGCCGCCATTACTGCGTCGTCCTACTACAGCGCCTCGTTCACCCCGCAGCGAGGTCGGCTGAACACTGGCTCCTCTGGCTCGCTTCGAGGAGCGTGGACAGCACAGATCAAAGACCAGTCGCAGTGGCTGCAGGCGGACCTACAGAGAACACATCATGTGACAGGCGTTATCACCCAAGGCAGGTCGGACAGCGATGAGTGGGTGACGGGTTTCAAGGTGGCCCACAGCAAGAACGGACGTGATTGGCTCTACGTTCAGACCAGATCATGCATGGGCGTTCATGACAGG ATCTTCGTCGGAAATAGCGACCGTTCGAGTCTGGTGACCCACGAGTTCGTACCAGCCCTGACCGCTCGGTTTGTTCGCCTCCTGCCGCAAAGCTGGCATCAAGACATCAGCATGCGCTTCGAGCTTCTCGGGGCAGGGGTGGCCGCCG ACATTTCCCAGGAGTTCTTGCCTCTGGGATTGGAGGATTACATCGTACCAAACACCAGTATGACTGCGTCGAGTGTGTATAGCGCAGCGTATCCCCCGAGCCGCGGAAGACTGCGTTTGACCCCCTCCAGCGGGTTCCAGGACGCTTGGGCAGCACGCGCGAACAACGTCAACCAATGGCTACAG ATCGACCTCAGAAATCTGTTTCGGATCACTGGATTGGCAACGCAGGGTCGTTCGGGCGAATGGGTGCGCACGTACAAGGTAGCTTGTAGCACGGACGGAGAGAATTTTCACACAGTGCAGACTATCTGCCCGAATGGCGAAGAAGACAAG ATCTTTACTGGGAACTCAGATCGGTCCACAGTGGTGACCAACACCCTGCCCAGGCCAGAGCTTTGCCGGTTCGTCCGCTTTCTTCCCCTCACGTGGTACGGCCACATCAGCGCACGCCTGGAACTCTACGGAAAAGGCCCTATCGCTAGCGAGTAG